From Zingiber officinale cultivar Zhangliang chromosome 5B, Zo_v1.1, whole genome shotgun sequence, the proteins below share one genomic window:
- the LOC121987208 gene encoding GDSL esterase/lipase At2g42990-like isoform X1 — protein sequence MEQLQQAATIFLFLSLISFLANLSTAAAATSRAVFVFGDSTVDVGNSNFLSDAPKANLPPYGVDYPGRIPTGRFSNGFLGVDFVAKAAGLRRSPQPFLSLDPNARHGRRGVNFASAGSGVLDTTGRYVMRMTQQIQYFSTFAGNLTAAKGARSAAAFLNKSLFCVSVGSNDLFARSAALIPGNSTQKDEIVAAVLRQFADQLRSLYQLGARKFSVAGTGQIGCVPGVRRRVPGNACSQELNDLSLRFKTGTRALLEQLGMELEGFRYSFSDSFEIGSHIQSDPQKYGECVSGWCAHACSFDLIDSINQYIIYRSIDRSIDMLINNATFARTDGSLNRFYGAGSCVLWVGKVERGGAVHSQLHVLRRPESVFFLGRSPPDASDVPAGSSAVDLRATPVCLPCQHPQLADELIRKLIWSFNCHS from the exons ATGGAGCAGCTGCAGCAGGCCGCCACCATCTTCCTCTTTCTAAGCCTGATTAGTTTCTTAGCAAATCTCTCGACAGCGGCGGCCGCCACTTCGCGGGCGGTCTTTGTCTTCGGCGACTCCACCGTCGACGTCGGAAACAGCAACTTCTTGAGTGATGCACCCAAAGCCAACTTACCCCCTTACGGTGTCGATTACCCTGGCCGGATTCCCACCGGCCGGTTCAGCAACGGCTTCCTCGGCGTTGACTTCGTTG CCAAGGCGGCGGGGTTACGCAGGAGCCCGCAACCTTTTCTCTCTCTTGATCCGAACGCCCGTCACGGGAGGCGAGGAGTAAACTTCGCCTCCGCTGGCTCTGGCGTTCTCGACACCACG GGGAGGTACGTCATGAGGATGACGCAGCAAATACAATACTTCTCCACGTTCGCCGGGAATCTCACGGCGGCAAAGGGCGCCCGGTCCGCCGCCGCCTTCTTGAACAAGTCACTCTTCTGCGTCAGCGTCGGGAGCAACGACCTCTTCGCCCGCTCCGCCGCCCTCATCCCCGGAAACAGCACCCAGAAGGACGAAATCGTCGCCGCCGTTCTCCGACAGTTTGCGGACCAACTGCGGAGCCTTTACCAGCTCGGAGCGAGAAAGTTCTCGGTGGCCGGGACCGGGCAGATCGGGTGCGTTCCGGGAGTCAGGAGGAGGGTTCCGGGGAACGCGTGCAGCCAGGAGCTGAATGATCTGTCCCTGAGGTTCAAGACCGGCACGAGGGCCCTGTTGGAGCAGCTCGGCATGGAGCTGGAGGGGTTCAGATATTCATTTTCCGATTCCTTCGAAATCGGTAGCCACATCCAGTCGGATCCCCAGAAATACGGTGAGTGCGTGAGTGGGTGGTGTGCACATGCATGCAGCTTCGATCTCATCGATTCAATAAATCAATATATTATATacagatcgatcgatcgatcgatcgacatGCTAATTAACAATGCTACGTTTGCGCGTACGGATGGATCGCTGAACAGGTTTTACGGAGCTGGCAGCTGCGTGTTGTGGGTCGGGAAGGTTGAACGCGGAGGGGCGGTGCACTCCCAACTCCACGTACTGCGGCGACCGGAATCAGTATTTTTTCTGGGACGAAGTCCACCCGACGCAAGCGATGTACCGGCTGGGAGCTCGGCTGTCGATCTACGGGCCACGCCAGTTTGCTTACCCTGTCAACATCCACAGCTTGCTgatgaattaattagaaaattgatATGGTCTTTTAATTGTCATAGTTAA
- the LOC121987208 gene encoding GDSL esterase/lipase At5g33370-like isoform X2 has product MEQLQQAATIFLFLSLISFLANLSTAAAATSRAVFVFGDSTVDVGNSNFLSDAPKANLPPYGVDYPGRIPTGRFSNGFLGVDFVAKAAGLRRSPQPFLSLDPNARHGRRGVNFASAGSGVLDTTGRYVMRMTQQIQYFSTFAGNLTAAKGARSAAAFLNKSLFCVSVGSNDLFARSAALIPGNSTQKDEIVAAVLRQFADQLRSLYQLGARKFSVAGTGQIGCVPGVRRRVPGNACSQELNDLSLRFKTGTRALLEQLGMELEGFRYSFSDSFEIGSHIQSDPQKYGFTELAAACCGSGRLNAEGRCTPNSTYCGDRNQYFFWDEVHPTQAMYRLGARLSIYGPRQFAYPVNIHSLLMN; this is encoded by the exons ATGGAGCAGCTGCAGCAGGCCGCCACCATCTTCCTCTTTCTAAGCCTGATTAGTTTCTTAGCAAATCTCTCGACAGCGGCGGCCGCCACTTCGCGGGCGGTCTTTGTCTTCGGCGACTCCACCGTCGACGTCGGAAACAGCAACTTCTTGAGTGATGCACCCAAAGCCAACTTACCCCCTTACGGTGTCGATTACCCTGGCCGGATTCCCACCGGCCGGTTCAGCAACGGCTTCCTCGGCGTTGACTTCGTTG CCAAGGCGGCGGGGTTACGCAGGAGCCCGCAACCTTTTCTCTCTCTTGATCCGAACGCCCGTCACGGGAGGCGAGGAGTAAACTTCGCCTCCGCTGGCTCTGGCGTTCTCGACACCACG GGGAGGTACGTCATGAGGATGACGCAGCAAATACAATACTTCTCCACGTTCGCCGGGAATCTCACGGCGGCAAAGGGCGCCCGGTCCGCCGCCGCCTTCTTGAACAAGTCACTCTTCTGCGTCAGCGTCGGGAGCAACGACCTCTTCGCCCGCTCCGCCGCCCTCATCCCCGGAAACAGCACCCAGAAGGACGAAATCGTCGCCGCCGTTCTCCGACAGTTTGCGGACCAACTGCGGAGCCTTTACCAGCTCGGAGCGAGAAAGTTCTCGGTGGCCGGGACCGGGCAGATCGGGTGCGTTCCGGGAGTCAGGAGGAGGGTTCCGGGGAACGCGTGCAGCCAGGAGCTGAATGATCTGTCCCTGAGGTTCAAGACCGGCACGAGGGCCCTGTTGGAGCAGCTCGGCATGGAGCTGGAGGGGTTCAGATATTCATTTTCCGATTCCTTCGAAATCGGTAGCCACATCCAGTCGGATCCCCAGAAATACG GTTTTACGGAGCTGGCAGCTGCGTGTTGTGGGTCGGGAAGGTTGAACGCGGAGGGGCGGTGCACTCCCAACTCCACGTACTGCGGCGACCGGAATCAGTATTTTTTCTGGGACGAAGTCCACCCGACGCAAGCGATGTACCGGCTGGGAGCTCGGCTGTCGATCTACGGGCCACGCCAGTTTGCTTACCCTGTCAACATCCACAGCTTGCTgatgaattaa